A stretch of Natronococcus sp. CG52 DNA encodes these proteins:
- a CDS encoding ATP-dependent DNA helicase, translated as MNIEELSGLPPGALEHFRSEGIEELYPPQAKAVEAGATEGENLVAAVPTASGKTMIAALSMLSAIERGGKALYIVPLRALASEKKAEFEAYEEFGVDVGVTTGNYESTSDWLATTDIVVATSEKVDSLVRNGADWLSELTCVVSDEVHLIDDRNRGPTLEVTLAKLRKLNPQLQTVALSATVGNADEIADWLDASLVDTDWRPIDLRMGVHYGNALNFDDGSTREVPVEGSEKQEAALVRDIVREGGSSLVFVNSRRNAEAAARRLGQVTSRELTDGERADLSELAEEIREDSDTETSRDLADCVERGSAFHHAGLSSTQRSIVEDAFRERLLKVISATPTLAAGVNTPARRVIVRDWRRFDPSAGGMAPLDVLEVHQMMGRAGRPGLDPYGEAVLLAKSHDESQELFDRYVWADPEAVRSKLAAEPALRTHVLATIASGFARTREGLLEFLEATLYASQSTEARRLETVTDDVLDYLERNDFIVRERDDGTDDAGAFTSAADLADDASGGREERLEATSLGHTVSRLYLDPMSAAEIVHGLEDADERPTAVGLYQLVSRTPDMYELYLRSGEDEKFGELYYEREAELLGDAPSEFEEDRFEDWLAALKTGKLLEDWAEEDDEEAITERYKIGPGDLRGKVDTAEWLLGAAESLATEIDSEWAVAVREARARVEHGVSEELLELVSVRGVGRKRARQLYEVGIEEPADLRSADKGVVLGALKGKKTAENILENVGREDPSMDGVEAVESAADATATGSSDGSTDGATAATDEDESQSSLGDF; from the coding sequence ATGAATATCGAGGAGCTATCGGGGCTCCCGCCCGGCGCGCTCGAGCACTTCCGGAGCGAGGGGATCGAGGAGCTCTACCCGCCCCAGGCGAAGGCCGTCGAGGCCGGCGCGACCGAGGGCGAGAACCTCGTCGCCGCCGTTCCGACCGCCAGCGGGAAGACGATGATCGCCGCGCTCTCGATGCTGTCGGCGATCGAACGAGGCGGAAAGGCGCTCTACATCGTCCCGCTGCGGGCGCTCGCCAGCGAGAAGAAGGCCGAGTTCGAGGCCTACGAGGAGTTCGGCGTCGACGTCGGCGTGACGACGGGCAACTACGAGTCGACGAGCGACTGGCTCGCGACGACGGACATCGTCGTCGCCACCAGCGAGAAGGTCGACTCGCTCGTCCGCAACGGCGCCGACTGGCTCTCCGAGCTCACCTGCGTCGTCAGCGACGAGGTCCACCTCATCGACGACCGGAACCGCGGACCGACGCTCGAGGTAACCCTCGCCAAACTCCGGAAGCTGAATCCCCAGCTCCAGACCGTGGCGCTCTCGGCGACCGTCGGCAACGCCGACGAGATTGCCGACTGGCTCGACGCCTCGCTCGTCGACACGGACTGGCGCCCGATCGACCTCCGGATGGGCGTCCACTACGGCAACGCGCTGAACTTCGACGACGGCTCGACGCGCGAGGTGCCAGTCGAGGGAAGCGAGAAGCAGGAGGCCGCGCTCGTCCGCGACATCGTCCGGGAGGGCGGTTCGTCGCTCGTGTTCGTCAACTCCCGGCGGAACGCCGAGGCCGCCGCTCGCAGGCTGGGCCAGGTGACGAGCCGCGAACTGACCGACGGCGAGCGCGCCGACCTGTCCGAACTAGCCGAGGAAATCCGCGAGGACAGCGACACGGAGACCAGCCGGGATCTCGCCGACTGCGTCGAACGGGGATCTGCGTTTCACCACGCGGGGCTCTCGAGCACCCAGCGGTCGATCGTCGAGGACGCCTTCCGCGAGCGCCTGCTGAAGGTGATCTCGGCGACGCCGACGCTCGCCGCAGGAGTGAACACCCCCGCCCGGCGCGTGATCGTCCGCGACTGGCGGCGGTTCGACCCGAGTGCCGGCGGGATGGCGCCGCTCGACGTCCTCGAGGTCCACCAGATGATGGGCCGTGCCGGCCGACCGGGGCTCGACCCCTACGGCGAGGCGGTCCTGCTCGCCAAGAGCCACGACGAGAGCCAGGAGCTGTTCGACCGCTACGTCTGGGCCGACCCCGAGGCCGTCCGCTCGAAACTCGCCGCCGAACCCGCCCTGCGGACCCACGTGCTCGCCACTATCGCCTCCGGCTTCGCCCGCACGCGAGAGGGACTGCTCGAATTCCTCGAGGCGACGCTGTACGCGAGTCAGTCGACCGAGGCCCGGCGACTCGAGACCGTGACGGACGACGTGCTCGACTACCTCGAGCGCAACGACTTCATCGTGCGAGAGCGCGACGACGGAACCGACGACGCCGGCGCGTTCACCTCCGCCGCCGACCTCGCCGACGACGCGAGCGGCGGCCGCGAGGAGCGACTCGAGGCCACCAGCCTCGGTCACACCGTCTCGCGGCTCTACCTCGATCCGATGAGCGCCGCCGAGATCGTCCACGGGCTCGAGGACGCCGACGAGCGGCCGACCGCGGTCGGACTCTACCAGCTCGTCTCTCGAACGCCGGACATGTACGAACTCTACCTCCGTTCGGGCGAAGACGAGAAATTCGGCGAACTTTACTACGAACGCGAGGCCGAACTGCTCGGCGACGCGCCCAGCGAGTTCGAAGAGGACCGGTTCGAGGACTGGCTCGCCGCGCTGAAGACCGGCAAGTTACTCGAGGACTGGGCCGAGGAAGACGACGAGGAGGCGATTACGGAGCGTTACAAGATCGGTCCGGGCGACCTCCGCGGAAAGGTCGACACCGCCGAGTGGCTACTGGGGGCGGCCGAGTCGCTCGCGACCGAGATCGACAGCGAGTGGGCCGTCGCCGTCCGCGAGGCCCGCGCCCGCGTCGAGCACGGCGTGAGCGAGGAATTACTCGAGCTCGTCTCGGTCCGCGGCGTGGGCCGCAAGCGCGCCCGACAGCTGTACGAGGTCGGCATCGAGGAGCCCGCCGATCTCAGATCCGCCGACAAGGGCGTCGTACTCGGCGCGCTCAAGGGGAAGAAGACGGCCGAGAACATCCTCGAGAACGTCGGTCGGGAGGATCCGTCGATGGACGGCGTCGAGGCGGTCGAGTCGGCGGCCGACGCGACGGCGACGGGCTCGAGCGACGGATCCACCGACGGCGCGACGGCGGCGACCGACGAGGACGAGAGCCAGTCCAGCCTGGGTGACTTCTGA
- a CDS encoding rhodanese-like domain-containing protein, which translates to MDRRTFLAVGGTTALAGVAGCLGDDGEYETESYEGTEVPLAPIDDVIEWYEADDIRVVDTRGRDQYEEVRIAGAVFSPAPDGTDDDPTVDWSADTRIVTYCGCPHHLSVMRGATLIDEGYENTFALDEGLQEWYEREYPMEGSGIQVERQSYEIRGMSDPDHAGEMVTLAQVNADRTEAAPIADDGSYALTLHYAGSTDSRFELEAPDYTHEATLAELTSDVVTA; encoded by the coding sequence ATGGACCGACGGACGTTTCTCGCTGTCGGCGGAACGACGGCGCTCGCCGGGGTGGCTGGCTGTCTCGGAGACGACGGGGAGTACGAGACGGAATCCTACGAGGGAACCGAGGTTCCGCTCGCGCCGATCGACGACGTCATCGAGTGGTACGAAGCCGACGACATCCGCGTCGTCGACACGCGCGGGCGGGACCAGTACGAGGAAGTCCGGATCGCGGGAGCCGTCTTCTCGCCCGCGCCGGACGGTACCGACGACGATCCGACCGTCGACTGGTCGGCCGACACGCGGATCGTCACCTACTGCGGCTGTCCTCACCACCTGTCGGTGATGCGCGGTGCGACGTTGATCGACGAGGGTTACGAGAACACCTTCGCCCTCGACGAGGGTCTCCAGGAGTGGTACGAACGCGAGTACCCGATGGAGGGATCCGGGATCCAAGTCGAACGCCAGTCCTACGAGATCCGCGGGATGAGCGATCCCGACCACGCAGGCGAGATGGTCACGCTAGCGCAGGTCAACGCCGACCGCACCGAAGCCGCGCCGATCGCCGACGACGGCTCGTACGCGCTCACCCTCCACTACGCCGGCTCGACCGACTCCCGGTTTGAACTCGAGGCGCCGGATTACACGCACGAGGCGACGCTCGCGGAACTGACGAGCGACGTCGTCACGGCCTGA
- a CDS encoding iron-sulfur cluster assembly protein, translated as MTERTPDGPSREAVRDRLDRVTDPELDRSIVELEYVDAIEIDGGRVTVHVTLPTAWCSPAFAWMMAADAREEVEGLSGVAEGRVYLREHMHEVEINRGMNAGLPFEDAFPDADDAVDAVRAELDRKARTARQYDAVETLLEAGLDPATIVSLRPRDLERTDRDDRATIYLADRAVAVSVPAEPIDDYLEKARETGLVETSADPLFLTPEGEPIDSSEFELVHRRGRLAKVNMSSQGGICDGLRESRERRLGDAASG; from the coding sequence ATGACCGAACGCACTCCCGACGGCCCTTCCCGCGAGGCCGTCCGCGACCGCCTGGATCGCGTCACCGATCCGGAACTCGACCGCTCGATCGTCGAACTCGAGTACGTCGACGCGATCGAGATCGACGGCGGCCGCGTTACCGTTCACGTCACGCTGCCGACGGCGTGGTGTTCCCCGGCGTTCGCCTGGATGATGGCGGCCGACGCGCGCGAGGAGGTCGAGGGGCTCTCCGGCGTCGCCGAGGGACGCGTCTATCTCCGCGAGCACATGCACGAAGTCGAGATCAACCGTGGGATGAACGCGGGGCTGCCCTTCGAGGACGCGTTTCCCGACGCCGACGACGCCGTCGACGCGGTGCGGGCGGAACTCGACCGGAAGGCCAGAACCGCCCGTCAGTACGACGCCGTCGAGACTCTTCTCGAGGCGGGGCTCGATCCCGCGACGATCGTCTCGCTCCGTCCGCGAGATCTCGAGCGCACCGACCGGGACGACCGCGCGACGATCTACCTCGCGGATCGAGCGGTCGCCGTCTCCGTCCCGGCGGAGCCGATCGACGACTACCTCGAGAAGGCCCGCGAAACGGGACTCGTCGAGACGTCGGCTGACCCGCTGTTCCTGACGCCCGAGGGCGAGCCGATCGACTCCTCGGAGTTCGAGCTGGTCCACCGTCGGGGACGGCTGGCGAAGGTCAACATGTCGAGCCAGGGCGGCATCTGCGACGGGTTGCGGGAGTCGAGGGAGCGACGGCTCGGCGACGCGGCGTCCGGCTGA
- a CDS encoding IMP cyclohydrolase has product MYVGRFVVVGPEVGAYRVSSRSFPNREITARDEALTVGPTEDAPETDNPYVSYNCLRVVETPTGETAAFGNGSHVDPIAEKLELGYPARDALAESLLALDYEKDDYDTPRIAATIGGDGEALIGTVRKDALLVEAVDEPTLVATYEKDAPVSIDLDAGTAAAAASEVYDLEFEHSVCAAGVARTDGGFETAIENGD; this is encoded by the coding sequence ATGTACGTCGGACGATTCGTCGTCGTTGGCCCCGAGGTCGGCGCCTACCGCGTCTCCTCGAGATCGTTCCCGAACCGCGAGATCACCGCTCGAGACGAGGCGCTCACCGTCGGCCCCACCGAGGACGCTCCCGAGACCGACAACCCGTACGTCTCCTACAACTGCCTGCGCGTCGTCGAGACGCCGACGGGCGAGACCGCCGCCTTCGGCAACGGCTCGCACGTCGATCCGATCGCGGAGAAACTCGAGCTGGGCTACCCCGCTCGAGACGCCCTCGCGGAGAGCCTGCTCGCGCTGGACTACGAGAAGGACGACTACGACACGCCCCGCATCGCGGCGACGATCGGGGGCGACGGCGAAGCCCTGATCGGCACGGTGCGGAAGGACGCCCTGCTCGTCGAGGCCGTCGACGAGCCGACGCTGGTCGCGACCTACGAGAAGGACGCGCCGGTGTCGATCGACCTCGACGCCGGCACCGCCGCCGCGGCCGCGAGCGAGGTCTACGACCTCGAGTTCGAGCATTCGGTCTGTGCGGCCGGCGTCGCCCGAACCGACGGCGGCTTCGAGACGGCGATCGAGAACGGCGACTGA
- a CDS encoding oxidoreductase: MATLEDPLEIGGVEIPNRLYRAPLLECAGNGPDAVETLIQDLEPAAASGVGLVCQGATIVRGEGGCAAPGMTRVHDPGFVSRLSELTGRIHDHGGRIFLQLEHGGLRSMETWHAEYRRENSGLEQLAVSEPPWQLQLLDRAGFLSYDPRVLTAEEVYELAADFGRAAGYAAEAGYDGIHLAGANMGIVQQFLSPFYNRRDDEFGGSPEARLRFLAVVHDEIHDRAGGLPVITKVPAETPAPPAPLVRRKLSLGDGVEIARRLERIGYDAVVPVQTSVVWDMSITRGEYPDRAWENEVLQEGYDAAFGGTTRKRLVSLANRVQSLQYDFEPAWNEEFCRRVRERVSVPVLAEGGIREREEMDRLLGSGAESAACDAVGMARPFYAEPRLGARLLETGRGDERPDARVRALCESCNNCTVPQVTGAPGICRTPAVLRKRGELERAGAYD; this comes from the coding sequence ATGGCTACCCTGGAGGATCCGCTCGAGATCGGCGGCGTCGAGATCCCGAACCGGCTCTACCGCGCGCCGCTGCTCGAGTGCGCCGGCAACGGGCCCGACGCCGTCGAGACGCTGATCCAGGATCTCGAACCGGCCGCCGCGTCGGGCGTCGGTCTCGTCTGTCAGGGTGCGACCATCGTCCGCGGCGAGGGCGGTTGTGCGGCGCCGGGGATGACTCGCGTCCACGACCCCGGCTTCGTCTCGCGGCTCTCGGAACTCACCGGGCGGATCCACGACCACGGCGGGCGGATCTTCCTGCAACTCGAGCACGGCGGGCTGCGGAGCATGGAGACCTGGCACGCCGAGTACCGACGCGAGAATTCAGGACTCGAGCAGCTCGCGGTCTCGGAGCCGCCCTGGCAGTTGCAGTTGCTCGATCGAGCGGGCTTCCTCTCGTACGACCCCCGCGTCCTCACGGCCGAGGAGGTGTACGAACTCGCGGCCGACTTCGGTCGCGCGGCGGGTTACGCCGCCGAAGCAGGATACGACGGCATCCACCTCGCGGGTGCGAACATGGGAATCGTTCAGCAGTTCCTGTCGCCGTTCTACAACCGGCGCGACGACGAATTCGGGGGGTCTCCCGAGGCGCGCCTCCGCTTTCTCGCGGTCGTTCACGACGAGATCCACGACCGGGCCGGCGGCCTCCCCGTGATCACGAAGGTGCCCGCGGAGACGCCCGCCCCGCCGGCGCCGCTCGTCCGGCGAAAGCTGTCGCTCGGCGACGGCGTCGAAATCGCCCGACGGCTCGAAAGAATCGGCTACGACGCGGTCGTTCCCGTTCAGACGTCGGTGGTCTGGGACATGAGTATCACCCGCGGCGAGTACCCGGATCGGGCGTGGGAGAACGAGGTCCTCCAGGAGGGGTACGACGCGGCCTTCGGCGGGACGACGCGAAAGCGACTCGTTTCCCTGGCCAATCGCGTCCAGTCGCTGCAGTACGACTTCGAGCCGGCCTGGAACGAGGAGTTCTGTCGCCGCGTTCGCGAGCGGGTGTCGGTCCCCGTCCTCGCCGAGGGCGGGATTCGCGAACGCGAGGAGATGGATCGACTCCTAGGGAGCGGGGCGGAGTCCGCCGCTTGCGACGCGGTCGGCATGGCGCGGCCGTTCTACGCCGAGCCGCGACTCGGGGCGCGGTTGCTCGAGACCGGCCGCGGAGACGAGCGGCCGGACGCAAGGGTTCGCGCGCTCTGCGAGAGCTGTAACAACTGCACCGTGCCGCAGGTGACCGGCGCGCCGGGGATCTGTCGGACGCCGGCGGTGCTCCGGAAGCGCGGCGAACTCGAGCGGGCGGGTGCCTATGACTGA
- a CDS encoding amidohydrolase family protein: MYQQDDESVFVIDAHVHLWDATEENIKHDGGEEFIQCFYDYHTTFTPEDLQWGMDEYRKYGTERMVEDLFENAAADMAIFQPTYLTDFYEDGFNTTHQNAELATEYPERFVLNGSFDPRDGEEGIEHLEELHETYDIQGVKLYTAEWRGESKGWRLDAEESFEFLERCEELGVENIHVHKGPTIRPLNRDAFDVKDVDDAASSFSGLNFIVEHVGLPRLDDFCWIAGQEPNVYGGLAVAAPFAQNRPGKFSEIMSELLWWLGEDRLLFGSDYALWNPDWLVEEVVEAELTQEHRAEYGVEWDLETKKKVMGENAAKLYDIDIEEKKAQFREDEISREFGLEDHYASEEPAAADD, translated from the coding sequence ATGTACCAGCAAGACGACGAATCGGTCTTCGTCATCGACGCGCACGTCCACCTGTGGGACGCGACCGAGGAGAACATCAAACACGATGGAGGGGAAGAGTTCATCCAGTGTTTCTACGACTACCACACGACGTTCACGCCGGAGGACCTCCAGTGGGGAATGGACGAGTACCGGAAGTACGGCACCGAGCGGATGGTCGAGGATCTGTTCGAGAACGCCGCCGCGGACATGGCGATTTTCCAGCCCACGTACCTCACGGACTTCTACGAGGACGGGTTCAACACGACTCACCAGAACGCCGAACTCGCGACCGAGTATCCCGAGCGGTTCGTCCTCAACGGCTCGTTCGACCCCCGGGACGGCGAGGAAGGAATCGAGCACCTCGAGGAACTGCACGAGACGTACGACATCCAGGGTGTGAAACTCTACACGGCCGAGTGGCGCGGCGAGTCGAAGGGGTGGCGCCTCGACGCCGAGGAGTCCTTCGAGTTCTTGGAGCGGTGCGAGGAGCTCGGCGTCGAGAACATCCACGTCCACAAGGGGCCGACGATCCGGCCGCTGAACCGCGACGCCTTCGACGTGAAGGACGTCGACGACGCGGCCTCTTCGTTCTCCGGGCTCAACTTCATCGTCGAACACGTCGGGCTTCCCCGATTGGACGACTTCTGCTGGATCGCCGGCCAGGAGCCGAACGTTTACGGCGGGCTCGCGGTCGCCGCGCCGTTCGCCCAGAACCGGCCCGGCAAGTTCTCGGAGATCATGTCGGAACTGCTCTGGTGGCTCGGCGAGGACCGTCTACTGTTCGGCTCGGACTACGCGCTCTGGAATCCCGACTGGCTCGTCGAGGAAGTCGTGGAAGCGGAACTGACCCAGGAACACCGCGCGGAGTACGGCGTCGAGTGGGATCTCGAGACGAAGAAGAAGGTGATGGGGGAGAACGCGGCTAAGCTGTACGACATCGACATCGAGGAGAAGAAAGCTCAGTTCCGCGAGGACGAGATCAGCCGGGAGTTCGGCCTCGAGGATCACTACGCGAGCGAGGAGCCCGCGGCTGCGGACGACTGA
- the cgi121 gene encoding KEOPS complex subunit Cgi121, whose product MELLECRLSIDDLDAFVADLGEIGNRHETTIQAFDARYIADRRHLERAADLADRAIDRGENVARDRAVEILLYAAGRRQIDRALEMGVGEGENRAVVLVDGSEGNEATALEDVRGLEAFAGAEPTLEEPDEGTLESFFEITDAEREATDAGLGALVRERVALLEVEK is encoded by the coding sequence ATGGAGCTACTCGAGTGCCGGCTCTCGATCGACGACCTCGACGCGTTCGTCGCCGACCTTGGCGAGATCGGTAACCGTCACGAGACGACGATACAGGCGTTCGACGCGCGCTATATCGCCGACCGGCGTCACCTCGAGCGCGCCGCGGACCTGGCCGACCGGGCCATCGACCGCGGCGAGAACGTCGCTCGCGATCGAGCCGTCGAGATCCTGCTGTACGCCGCCGGCCGCCGGCAGATCGACCGCGCGCTCGAGATGGGCGTCGGCGAGGGCGAGAACCGCGCGGTGGTGCTGGTCGACGGCAGCGAGGGTAACGAGGCGACGGCGCTCGAGGACGTTCGGGGCCTCGAGGCGTTCGCCGGCGCGGAACCGACGCTCGAGGAGCCCGACGAGGGGACCCTCGAGTCGTTCTTCGAGATCACCGACGCCGAACGCGAGGCGACCGACGCGGGGCTCGGAGCGCTCGTCCGCGAACGGGTGGCGTTGCTCGAGGTCGAGAAGTGA
- a CDS encoding alkaline phosphatase PhoX produces METSVATAVGSGFVGVASAEEDSLTGGAPMVKGQIDRLAHTALGAEVTGPFVFENGEMLFSLQHPSTDNSEPWGTAGVGWLSGHQFEYNGRNDEFEELETPRTNEEQQKVRVAGGEFEVFVQNGDPIEDGTSMWGHPETPDGTPVAEFAGTRYGAFGSNPDMNFLVPTDEEGLEGYLFTNVETSPGSIVRTPIYRDEDGWEADLDDAMNLENTEAFRAIGGTRINCYGDLAPWGNPISGEEDYVHTRVSGPATVSDVLEAGSGVGFRGARTFFNRPNPSEAQDAVDKLYGEESWSLQGSWALSGLEMLAYHLGADPVDQEDGENTREPLGDGYPNPYRTGYCVEITEPTADEPTPVKHYNWGRAAWECPEVMPDERTVYLTSDGANKGVYKFVAEEPISSYDDRMDVRGTLYAIKVTNKRAAKSLPPAAVNLGVEWLELGTATNAEIESWIADYDDVTQVDYLETHAETDWEDDLETALEEADRAVAEDGNRDYVTDEEIVEWADQYERHGPDGVDEELRRVPFLETRAAAKEIGATIEFRKAEGTDTIDDARPGDYLYIGISELNDGMTDDEGDLRMERVDGGVVYRAELEEDYNVSRLEPVVVGADAADPASVADDAIINIDNVMVLPDRRVLLCEDNSPLRRSYPNDNLWVYEPAGPKGRRDCNRE; encoded by the coding sequence ATGGAGACGTCAGTCGCCACGGCGGTCGGTTCCGGTTTTGTCGGAGTCGCGAGCGCGGAGGAAGACTCGCTCACGGGTGGCGCACCCATGGTCAAGGGTCAGATCGATCGACTGGCGCACACGGCCCTCGGCGCCGAGGTCACCGGCCCGTTCGTGTTTGAGAACGGCGAGATGCTGTTCAGCCTCCAGCACCCCAGCACCGACAACTCCGAACCGTGGGGAACGGCGGGAGTCGGCTGGCTGTCCGGACACCAGTTCGAGTACAACGGCCGGAACGACGAGTTCGAGGAACTGGAGACGCCACGCACCAACGAGGAACAGCAGAAGGTTCGCGTCGCCGGCGGCGAGTTCGAGGTCTTCGTCCAGAACGGCGACCCGATCGAGGACGGGACCTCGATGTGGGGGCACCCGGAGACGCCGGACGGGACGCCGGTCGCCGAGTTCGCCGGCACGCGGTACGGCGCCTTCGGCAGCAACCCCGACATGAACTTCCTGGTCCCGACCGACGAGGAGGGACTCGAGGGCTACCTCTTCACGAACGTCGAGACCAGCCCCGGTAGTATCGTCCGGACGCCGATCTACCGCGACGAGGACGGCTGGGAGGCCGACCTCGACGACGCGATGAACCTCGAGAACACCGAGGCGTTCCGCGCGATCGGCGGCACCCGGATCAACTGCTACGGCGACCTCGCGCCGTGGGGGAACCCGATCTCCGGCGAGGAGGACTACGTCCACACGCGCGTCTCCGGACCGGCGACTGTCTCGGACGTTCTCGAGGCGGGATCCGGCGTCGGCTTCCGGGGTGCGCGCACGTTCTTCAACCGTCCGAACCCGTCCGAGGCCCAGGACGCCGTCGACAAACTGTACGGCGAGGAGAGCTGGTCGCTCCAGGGCTCGTGGGCGCTGAGCGGCCTGGAGATGCTGGCGTACCACCTCGGCGCCGACCCGGTCGACCAGGAGGACGGCGAGAACACGCGCGAGCCGCTCGGTGACGGCTACCCCAACCCGTACCGGACCGGCTACTGCGTCGAGATCACCGAGCCGACTGCCGACGAGCCGACGCCGGTCAAACACTACAACTGGGGACGGGCCGCCTGGGAGTGTCCCGAGGTCATGCCCGACGAGCGGACGGTGTATCTCACCTCCGACGGGGCGAACAAGGGCGTCTACAAGTTCGTCGCCGAGGAGCCGATCTCGAGCTACGACGACCGGATGGACGTTCGAGGCACGCTGTACGCGATCAAGGTCACCAACAAGCGCGCCGCGAAGAGCCTCCCGCCCGCCGCGGTCAACCTCGGAGTCGAGTGGCTCGAACTCGGGACCGCGACGAACGCCGAGATCGAGTCCTGGATCGCCGACTACGACGACGTCACGCAGGTCGACTACCTCGAAACCCACGCCGAAACGGACTGGGAGGACGACCTCGAGACCGCGCTCGAGGAAGCCGACCGCGCCGTCGCCGAGGACGGCAACCGCGACTACGTCACCGACGAGGAGATCGTCGAGTGGGCCGACCAGTACGAACGACACGGTCCGGACGGCGTCGACGAGGAGCTCCGCCGAGTCCCCTTCCTGGAGACCCGCGCGGCGGCCAAGGAGATCGGCGCGACCATCGAGTTCCGCAAGGCCGAGGGGACAGACACGATCGACGATGCCCGGCCCGGCGACTACCTGTACATCGGCATCTCCGAGCTGAACGACGGGATGACCGACGACGAGGGAGACCTCCGGATGGAGCGCGTCGACGGCGGCGTCGTCTACCGGGCCGAACTCGAGGAGGACTACAACGTCTCCCGGCTCGAACCGGTCGTCGTCGGCGCCGACGCCGCCGACCCCGCCAGCGTCGCCGACGACGCAATCATCAACATCGACAACGTGATGGTGCTACCGGACCGGCGCGTCCTGCTCTGCGAGGACAACTCCCCGCTCCGCCGGAGTTACCCGAACGACAACCTGTGGGTCTACGAACCGGCGGGGCCGAAGGGGCGACGCGACTGCAACAGGGAGTGA
- a CDS encoding NAD(P)-dependent alcohol dehydrogenase, with product MQAARLHEYTDEMSDALEIDDVDRPDLERSDQVLVEVEGAGWCQTDNHIIEGMWEEYAPQDLPMTLGHENAGIVAETGDEVTLVEEGDPVICHPVQTCGTCRPCRLGEDMYCENSAFNGLTTDGGFAEYLQTNERAVIPLPEGADPTEIAPHADAGITAYHAAKKAVRELNPGDTCVVIGVGGLGHIGLQCLDAMSAADIVAADIKDEALELAEDLGARRTINSADEDLASAVTDLTDDEGAQQVLDFVGADETTGTAPEMVAAGGDHHVIGYGGHVHEPSQALVNGEFAFRGTLVGKYAELQELVALVDRGDVELRTERYDLDDINTVAERLEHREIEGRAVITPP from the coding sequence ATGCAAGCAGCCCGCCTCCACGAGTATACGGACGAGATGAGCGACGCCCTCGAGATCGACGACGTCGATCGGCCGGACCTCGAACGCTCGGATCAGGTCCTGGTCGAAGTCGAGGGCGCCGGCTGGTGCCAGACGGACAACCACATCATCGAGGGAATGTGGGAGGAGTACGCGCCACAGGACCTGCCGATGACGCTGGGCCACGAGAACGCAGGCATCGTCGCGGAGACCGGCGACGAAGTGACGCTGGTCGAGGAGGGCGACCCGGTGATCTGCCACCCCGTCCAGACCTGCGGCACTTGCCGACCCTGCCGGCTCGGCGAGGACATGTACTGCGAGAACAGCGCGTTCAACGGACTCACCACCGACGGCGGCTTCGCCGAGTACCTCCAGACCAACGAGCGTGCGGTCATCCCGCTTCCCGAGGGAGCCGATCCGACGGAGATCGCCCCTCACGCCGACGCTGGAATCACGGCCTACCACGCCGCAAAAAAGGCCGTCCGCGAGCTGAATCCCGGCGACACCTGCGTCGTCATCGGCGTCGGCGGACTCGGCCACATCGGACTGCAGTGTCTCGACGCGATGAGCGCCGCCGACATCGTCGCCGCCGACATCAAGGACGAAGCTCTCGAGTTGGCCGAGGACCTCGGCGCCCGCCGCACGATCAACTCGGCCGACGAGGACCTCGCGAGCGCCGTCACGGATCTGACCGACGACGAGGGCGCCCAGCAGGTCCTCGACTTCGTGGGGGCAGACGAGACGACCGGCACTGCACCCGAAATGGTTGCCGCGGGTGGCGACCACCACGTGATCGGCTACGGCGGCCACGTCCACGAACCCTCCCAGGCGCTGGTCAACGGAGAGTTCGCCTTCAGAGGAACGCTGGTCGGCAAGTACGCCGAGTTACAGGAACTCGTCGCGCTCGTCGACCGCGGCGACGTAGAGTTACGAACCGAACGCTACGACCTCGACGATATCAACACGGTCGCCGAGCGACTCGAGCACCGCGAGATCGAGGGCAGAGCGGTCATCACACCTCCCTGA